The Gadus macrocephalus chromosome 12, ASM3116895v1 genome segment ATTCAAGCATGAACAAGAAAATGATTGTAACCATATTTCATCATATATCGATAGGATCTCATATTGAGTTTAACAAGAATATTATTGAATAATAAAGTCCAACCTGCAATAGGCCCACAAAAAGTGGGCCTATTgcagaaaatacatttttgagaGGCTAGTATagtgagaaaaaaagaggaggtGCTTCATCATGGAAAACACTCCCATGATACAGAAATCTACTTTTTCATGCACTTATTCTTTCTCAAGAATGGCAGTTAGATCACAGACTGAGCAGCTCTGCAGTGCTTCTGCAAATGGATACCTAGCTGGTGTCAAACAGTGTCTCCAAAATGGAGCAGAGGTCAATGGATATAATGCACATGGCAGGACTCCATTACAGGTTggtgtttctttttcttttttccatgGGTTTTTATTTCGAAAGAAATGCTCTCCTCAGAACTCGGAATTAAAACGACCTTACATTAGCCTTTTTTAAGATATATAATTTGTGATATGTAGATGTTAAATCATTAAAACAGAGCCACACTTCCTGCTTTTGCTCAAATAACGTTTACTACTTTGTGGTTAACCATGAGGTCGTTTTTCAATGTTCACATATACCTAAACATGAGTTGAACAACTATAATGTGGATATCTGGATATAACACAATAATTTGATATTGCATGAGCGTTTTAGAGCACTGTAAAATACAGTCTCGCCCCACCACATGGTCTTGCAATTTATGAAAAGGAAGAAGGAAATTGAAAGAAAGTAttttgaacaaaaaaataataatatacatatatatgtaatttttttaaatgaccaagTTGCAAGAAACAATAACTTCAGCTGATAAGTCATCCACTAATTTGCACAACAAGTTTTAGTTCACTTCAGATGTAGCAAGGCATTCGTATTCCTAAAACATTTAGATAAATAAAAGATTAGAAAGTGAGGAAAGTTccctaaatataaaaaaaataaaacattatgaTCAGGAAATAATGCATGATAAAGCTAATTCAGTACTTAGTCCACAGTATTTTttgggcgttttttttttttaaataggggATTGAGTCTTATGTGGATGCACAATGATAAcatgtatggaagcatatatgtagcaaaattcaaatggcaatgcaatttggaattacattatgcatttgacaattcattatgcaattttataatgtaatttgtaaatacgttattcaaagtgtattttaacatgcaaagtgacaatgcaatcctcaattaaatttgcaaaagttataacaatacaaatagaataacattttgtcttattctttgagttcctttatacaaattgaaaagctatagcgtccccgtgattgcaatccacttcgccacgctccgtgtgttgcgatattcaaatgacatttcaatccgcaaaacgaacgctttgcaaaagatttggcaaaacggaatccaaagaggaatccaaagaggaatccaaataggaatccaaagaggaatacaaataggaatccaaagaggaatacaaataggaatccaaaaagtcaatatgcaaagtggcaaacgtatcagccaatcagcgtctgggcggcaactacgtcacttgctcgtaatttccttgttccctTCTAGTTCGTAGCCtatggtccatggtcaccaatggagattattgatacgctccgaagtttggccgatgatgtggagaacaatcgtgttgaagacacagatgcagtagatagagtgcgtgttctgggagataggatacgacttatcctcactggtacgttttgacgccagtgtggtatacacaaagatttcccaagtgctacaggcactgggtgcaaaacatagggtcgggagacccaccgtctccacccactcctcacctacaaagctctccacaacctagcccccagttacctctgcgacctcctccaagaatacactccctcccgctccctccgctcaacctctgctggactaggcctactatgtatccccacatcacgactcattacgaatgggtgcccggtcattcagctgttcagcacccaggctctggaactccctccccccacacataaaacagtcatacaccattacaaccttcaagtcacaactcacctgttcaaactcgcacaatacgtctaactgatcactgtcttgattgtttgtttgtttgttttgtcttgtttttgttttatttatttatttatttatttatttattattattatttttccacaatgtgttgttttaaactatttatgataactttatgctctgtaaggtgaccttgggtgtcttgaaaggcgccctttaaattaaatgtattattattattattaccgtgGAGATATTTGGagacaatagaaagtgacgtccagacgctgattggctgatacgtttgccactttgcatattgactttttggattcctatttgtattcctctttggattccgttttggattcctatttgtattcctctttggattccgttttggattccgttttggattccgttttgcggattgaaatgtcatttgaatatcgcaacacacggagcgtggcgaagtggattgcaatcacggggacgctatagcttttcaatttgaataaaggaactcaaaagaatttgacaaaatgttattgtatttttattgttataacttttgcaaatgtaattgaggattgcattgtcactttgcatattaaaatacactttgaataacgtatttacaaattacattatgaaattgcataatgcattgtcaattgcataacgtaattacttattgaattgcaaattgcaaattgcattgccatttgaattttgctacatatatgcttccataaacATGTACAACAACAACGATATGCTGATATGATTCTCCTGGCcgcttttctttatttattcccAATAGGTGGTCAAATTGGGCTGTCCTGCTGTCGCTTTATATCTTCTGGAGTCAGGAGCTGACCCGAACCGACCCGACCCTGTCCACCGCCTCACCGTCCTGCACGATGCCGCGCGCGACGGCTATTTGGACATGGTGCAGGTGCTCGTGAGACACGGCGCCGATGCAAATCTAGTGGACGACCGCGGAAATCGACCAGTGCATCTCGCCGTGCAAGAAGGCCACATGGAGGTAGCAAGGCTGCTAGTTGAACTCACTGCAAACCTCGGCCTGGAGGACCACGAAGGCCACAGTGCTTGATTTGGCACGAGAAGGTGCTACAACGGCTACTTCAATAGTAACTAATCAGGATCCGAAATAGCCTATAGGCTACTCATAATCATGCAACTTGATTGGTTTAGTAAAGATTTTAAAACTCTAAAATTGTGACGCCAACTTTATGGCGGAAAAGAGGCCTTTAATGGGTTTGCCCTCATCCTCAGATTAAACCTTGATGATCATGAGTGTGTGCGCTTCGTTATTGCCTCATTGCCATTTTATTCTGGATTTTGATTTTCGAAAGGAGAGATTAGCCTACTTGATATTGATCTTTCTCCTTGCCTTAACTTGACTCATTACATTGGTTGGTCAAAAAAGTTGAAAGCGCACCGTGACAAGATCAAAAGATATTTCGGTGGAAAGTATTTTGAAACCTTATGTTGCAACTTTTTTTTGAGTGATAGTCTATTATAGCCTATTGGCTCGCATTTGCAATATAAGCCAAGGCCCAGAACGTTTGGACAGCAAAAGCGTGAAAAACGTTTTTTTAtagatttgttttattattttattcttatGCTTATTATTATATTCAATTCGTTTTTCAGTGCAGGTTATACATTGTCTGTGCAAACACAGAAAAATGCGCTCTCACACATGAGTTGCCCCTTGGAGGCAATATTGGCGTGCATGTTGATTGTGTCGTTTACATCGTGTGGTTAATATCACATGGTATGTCAACAAGAGTAAAACAAACGTGAGAAGCAGTCATGCTTGTCACGGTCCTGCTTCTACAGATCAGGTCGTGCTCCTATAAGTATAGAGTATAGATATATTATTAACCCTGGTTCTGCCCAGAGACCTACAAGTATGGCTGAAATTAGTCAATATCAACGTATATTCTAACgtgaatattatttattatcaaaGCGCATAGTTCTTGGCAAGAAACCAGCTTTGTATTtggtcgtaaaaaaaaaaagtcacctGGTTAGGCACAGGTTAATGTTAAATATTAGTGTTTATTTTATACAATCACTTCTATAGTTCTATAGGCttgatattttattttactgcTTGAGCTgttccccccgcgacccgaccccggataaggggatgaagatgagattttattttacatatttGTGTTGTAGCCTATAGTTGCATAAATGGAAGACAAAATTCCATGTATGCAAATTGCAGAAGGGATTTTGTGTGACCACAGAACATCCCGTTGTACGGCTCATTCACCCTTGTCTATAACTGACAGCCTCCTGATGTCCAATgctattttattcatttaataCTTTACAACAACACGATATATCATCCCCCATGTTAAGAAGGCCATGGCtatattacaattacaattagcgCATtaaacagacgcttttatccaaagcgacttacatcggtttaTAGCTAGgctacacacattgacacaccaacggcagaagcatgcaaggcgacagccagctcgtcaggagcggtTAGGGCTATAGGAACACAGCTCCTCTGTGTAGTAAcccaaataaataacattgcaTTGAGAACTTCATGTTGGTTTCCATGAGCGTACCATTTTAAAGGGGCTGACCTCCTGTATCTAAAGGGCCAAATTACTTCTTGAATTTGGCGTCATATCGTCTGCAAAGATGTAAATAATAAGGACTGGCACATAGGCCTATGTCTAATTTTTTCAACtcattacatttatatacatagGCCCACACATGAGACAACAGATATGTCTCATTGAAACCACAGACAACAATTTCGAATTTGATCATTACCATTTCTGAAATGCTGCTGCCTGTTGATTGACTCACGCCAACCCTGATCACAACGAATTTTAAAAGTCTAAATTGTCCGTCTGAATTTATTGAATGTGGCCTATTAATGAAGCAAACCATTTATTATTTGTGATGCATTCATGTCTCCTTGCCCATACGTGTGGTAGCCTAGCCTACCCAAGTTACATGCATTTGCTCTCAGGTATAGGTTCATTGCTATGGAGTCACACTGCTTCACAAGCCAATCACACCCTAGGACCATTTATTAATCTATTAGGATTTTGTTTTGGGAATTTCTACATTACATTGATTATTTTTAATTActacatatatgtataattaTGATAATAACATTCTATAATAATTTAGCAATACACATTTTGTTTTGGTTATGAGCTAACACTCAATTTATACGGATGTAAACGCCATGCTTTGTGTTTGTCCGACGCTCCTCCTTTCATCCCCGTTTGACCCCCACGATCATAGCAACGGAGCTGTTTCCGTAGCAACTGACAACGTAACCGTTAACAGTAGCAGTCCAACCGCTTTGCTCCTCAATAGCTTTTAATCTTTCATCGTGTATGCGTCGGAGTTGAACTTCCACTCAGTTTACTTTGCCTATTGGCGACGTTACGTCTGCGGAACACGGAGAAGCAACAGGCCGATCAAGAAATGGACAATCAAAAGCAAGAGGCAGCGGCCGCCTTCAAGGCTTTCATGCTTAAAACTAGCACCAAAAGCAACCTAAATCTGTAAGTACTTTGTTGTGACGATTGTGTCATGTCCTTATAGTATTTATAATATGTATAGGTCAAAGTATTTTATGGTATAGGACTTATACTTTTTTTCTTTACGTATAAGTCTTTTTACATCAGCTACAATAACTAAGCCAAAGTCAATATTAACTACAATGACCATACATGTGGAGCTGATGTATCTACGTATATCTATGTTGTGGTTCACAGCTATGACCACCTCGCACGTTTGCTGACCAAGGTGATGGACGAGCGTCCGCCGAATGCTGTTGACGTGATCGAAGATCTGAGCTTCCGCGTGAAAAGGGAATTACTGCCCGACTTCCAAAGCACCTTGCGGGACTTGTCGCTGTCTACAGCCGCTCAGCTATTGGCCGAACAACAGGGATTGCTTTTTTCGCGAGTAGACGAACGTGGCGAACAAGACGAAGAACTGGTATTGGCAACCAAACGCATCCTGATTGGATGAATGCTGTTGTTGTGAAAGTGATGTTCAAGGCAAAACTTTAACCGTGGGGAACTGtgctttattttttctgtcTCCCTTCAGATTGAAAGCCCTCTTCCTAATGTGAATGAGATAAGCTTCTTCCTGGAGCAAGCTGGGGTGGCCCTGGGCGGCAGAGAAGAGATGCAGAGGATCTTTCTTGCCCTAAAGCAGCTTGTTGATTCCCAACCCTTGCAGCGATGCCGGCTTTGGGGCAAGGTCATGGGCACGGAGAGCAATTATATAGTCGCTGAGGCAGAATACAGGgaaggtgatgaagaggaggaacagagtcCAGAGGAAGCACCGGAAAACGAAGAGAGGGATGCTGATGTGGACGACGAGAAGGAGGGTGCAGAAGAGGTGAGCCTGTTTTAGTTTAGTTTTCctatttttatttcaaacattACACTTTTGGTTCTCATGTGTTTAGGGCAATGCACTACTACCACAATCGACCTACAAACCCCCGCCGGCAGCTCCAAAAGAGGCCAATGGCACGGGGGTCAACAAGTATGTGTACTATGTGTGCACGGAGCCCGGCCTACCCTGGGTCAAACTGCCCCCAGTGACCCCGGCGCAGATCAACGCCGCTCGCCATATCCGCAAATTCTTCACCGGCCGGCTGGACGCCCCGATCTGCAGCTACCCGCCCTTCCCCGGCCACGAGGCCAACTACCTCCGAGCTCAGATCGCCCGGATCTCTGCGGGCACCCAGGTCAGCCCGCAGGGCTTCTACCAGttcagggaggaggaagaggaggaggagccggacgCGCCACGCAACAGCTACGAACAGAACCCCGACTTTGAAGCGGCGCCCATCCCCAAAATGGCGGAGTCCATGTCCAACTGGGTGCACCATGTTCAGCATATCCTAAAGCAGGTACGACTGACGATGTAACTTTGAGCGGCAACGAGCGGCAACGTTGTGTCTGTACGCGGCCCTTCTCCCCTTTCCAACGTGGCACCCATGAAGGCGTGATGAACACCTGGTCTCCTTCAGGGCCGCTGCACCTGGGTGAACCTGGCCGCCAagccagaggaggagctggatgaggatggggaggcagaggaaaaggaggaggagcctgacgAGCCCGACCCGGAGGTGGGTCCGCCGCTCCTCACGCCGCTGTCCGAGGATAAAGGTCGGTCCTCCTCTCTATGACCCACTGCAGCATGTTGTGAATGTGTATTGTGTGGCGGCGGGGACATAATGTCCCCTTTCTGGGTTCCTTCCAGAAATACGGGACACCCCCCCGTGGAGCGCCAAGATGTCTTCTACCCTCAACCCTCAGTACGCGGTGGCCGTGCTGCGCTCCAACCTCTGGCCAGGGGCTCATGCATACGCCTGTGGAAAGTACGGTCCAGTCCAACAGATTAGCTGACCCGTGGCCATGAGATCAACCCACTGAGTTCCCTCTGCTCTCGTCTCCCTTACCTTAGAAGGTTTGAGAACATATACGCGGGCTGGGGGCTCAAGTGCGCCGGGGGGTTCTACATGCCGTCTCTACCCCCGGCGCCACAGAGCGAGTACCCCAGCGGGCCCGAGATCACAGAGGCCCTGGATCcaagcctggaggaggagcagaccctCAAGGCGACCCTGGAGCTGCAGCAGGCGGCCCAAGAGGAACTGGAGAGCCTGCAGggagacgaggacgaggacgaggacgaggacgactgATCGGGAGGAAGCGAAACGTCTGAGGAAAAAAATGGTTGACGGTTTGTCGGACACAAAAAATATGTTTGCTACAGCATTTTCTTTCCAGATAAAAGATAAGTGAGACAAAGAAGGATGTATCAGTGGTCAATGCGGGGGTGCATGGTTTAGGAACCCAGAGCAAGTTAAAAGCAGGTTTGTATGAAAGACAAACATACAGATTAGTTTAAAGTAAGTGGCATTCACACAGCAATAACTCATTTTAAATAGGTTGTTGCGTTCAATATACCTTGTTGACCCTCCAATGGATGAAAGTAAAATAACAGAAATGAAACTAGTATCCTTCCCTTTTCTGGTACACAGGAAGTGAGTCAcaaacattttaaatgaataGACCTCACCTTCACATTTCACATTTATTATATATCCTGGTATGCATATCATTTTCAAATGAAGGCTTACAAAAGGCAGACAATTCGATCATGCATCCATACATAAACATACCGACACACATTTATCGACCAGAcaagtgtgtgtcagtgaatcTGTGACGATTACTCTGTCTTAATTTCCGCATTTGAAATTCCCCCAATAGATCATATTATCTGAAGTGTTTTAGCAACTGGTCTTTTGTAGATTAATGGCTGGCTATTGTTGTAGACATTGATGGATACACCAGGACCATCTCAACGTCTAGAATGCATTTTTGTAAAAGCGGTTGGCATGACGCATAAAGCTTTGAAACATGAATTGATAAAACAAGTACAAACAGCTTCTGGATCTCAGCTTTATTGTGATTGTTCAGGAGCCATGGAAGATAAAGGCTTCTACACAATCAGAGCCTTCAGCAATATGTTAACAAATActgtcaaccacacacacaggagtcagTTGGGGACTCACACCAAACGAACACTACCATTGCTTCAAGATGCAGATTAAACTGTTGGGCTAGCTAGGATCCAACCACAACTATCCAACAAACTCTGAACAAAAGCAGAAAATCTAaatgtttattaatattttataacacaaagtagttggatttattttatttgttgcaCTACAACTCCCCACAATGTGATTTGAACAGTGATTGTGTCTCAGCTATTATACTGCAGGTTTCCTGCAttaattcactttttttttgtaagtGGTCTAAATTATAACCacttttatttctttgttagACACTATTTTCCATACATTAGCAACCAATATTAGTTCAAATATAACCTATAAGGCTTTGACACTCCACCTGGGTGAAgactaataatatatatatatatatatatatatatatatatacatatatacatacatacacatacacatatatatatatttaagaaagAACAATCCTGTGTAGAGCCCTCTTTACCTTTTAATCCTATGAATCGCTCTCAAACAGGAACACAAACTGTTTGTGCTTTCATAGTTAACCGGGTGTGCATTTGATTGACGTCTACCGACAGCATGAGTATCTCTCCTTTATGTAAATATTTAACCCCCCAACAACCCACTGCCACATACTCATACATTAAATTAGATGGCTCACCTAATCTGGTCCAGCGCTGTACCCCGAAGGTTGCTGTTATAAAAGAAACCTGATAAAAGTAATGGTGCTTACTTTCTACCAAAACATCGCTTTAACACTTCCTTCAAATGAAAGGTCAAAACCCAGTCTGGCGGTGTGACCGGATTGGCTGCCAGGTCAAGTCCCTCGGCCCAGTGCCTCACTCACAGGAAAAGGACCATGATGTGATCACTGGGTATGCCGATCAAGGAAACAATACACTTTCAAATCGGGTACAGTACTAAAGCGCATAGGAGGAGCTCTTGTAGCCAATACATACATGTGCAAACACCCCTCACGTTTCACGTGGATAATGTATTTAATGTCTTGTCTACAAAAGCCTGTGCCTTGACCAACGGTGTGTAGCCAATACGGGACTAAAGAACATACTTTGACCTTGTTTTGGGATTGCCGTTTTTTGTGTTGTTGATTAATAGGAATTTCCTAACACAGACTGACAGAAATACTACAGAACAGATTTCACAAGTCAATCATCCATCGTTTCTTTTCCCACACATAGACAACTCAAGGCCAGTGGGTAGAAGAAAAGTCCAGGCCCATTATGTTGTCTGCAGAAAATGCCTGCCCATCCAATCCTACTCCTGTAGATTGAAAGTAGTCTCTATCGACAGAGTTCAGTCTGGAGCAGGCTTAGGCACAGGGGGCAGAAATCTTAAATTTCCGGCAGATCCTGGAATCTTTTTTAGGGAGTAGCCCCACACTGCCCCAAGGTGAACCATGGGCAAGAGTCCAAAGACGTCCATCCTCCCGGCCTTCTTCCAGCAAAGCAAATTATGGAAGTGAACAGTTACAGAAAaagtcaaaataaaagtgcgtgtgtcggtgtgtgtgtgtgtgtacacgtgcatCAAGAAAGGCTGACGTTTTAATGTGACGTAGTGTGTCGTAAGAATTACGGATGATCAACTCTAGGCCCCCCTACCATAAGCCTCCCCTTAGCCCGTGGACCAGTCCGACTCTCCTCTACTCCCAAACCAGGCCTTACTGCTTGTAACCTCCCCTTTCCGCTCCTCTGCTTCCCCACAAGTTTCCTGCCCAGCAGGCAGTAAGGGAAACGCGTTAAACCGCTCACGTACACATCTTTTTCGTTTCTTTCCTCTTTTtgcacttgtgtgtgcatgcacacaaacaaacagacacacacacacacagacacacacagacacacacacacagacacacacaccaacacccacacaccggTTACACCCCTCGCACTGTTTCTACACTACACTACTTATAATTTATACATTGCCATCATTTTAACCTCCATCCAGGGCATAGACTTTCCAGCAGACGCCCCTCTGCGCTGTGCTGTGCTCCCCCGGCtatctctgtgttgtgttgtgtggtgtgcctgtgtgtgtgtgtgtgtgtaatagacATGTCTGTGGGTATGTGCGCGTCAGTTGGTCTCGTAGGTGGACAGCAGCGCGGCGTCCACGGGCTCCATGCAAGAGGGACAGGTGAAGGAACGCATTAGCCAGTCGTCAATGCACTCCACGTGGTAGATGTGCATGCAGGGCAGGAACCGGATGGGGTCCCCGTACACAAAGTCCATCATACAGATCACgcacctggagacacacacacacacacacacacacacacacacacacacacacacacacacacacacacacacacacacacacacacacacacacacacacacacacacacacacacacgtcaagaaGGGAAGATTCTCCTTATTCATTTTGTCTGAAAATACAGACAGAATTAATGTATGCACTGTTAGCAAAAATCGAATTAAATGTACCCCAAAATAACCCCCATGTTATGGCTTTATGCTCTATATGTGAGCAGGGCTTAGGCTTTATAAATATTGATGAAAGTGAGGTACAAAGTGCTGGTGGATATGCTTTCTTATTCCCAACACCTTCAAAAGTACGTAAGATTATGTCTCACACTATATCTGCATACATGCAGCATATGGAGAAAAACGATGTTGCCAAGAGGCTGTTCCAAAGTTGTCTGGCGACATAGTTCCATCCCCAGATGGAACTGCTTGTCAAAGGCAGAGGCAGCCAATAGCCAGATATAATGCTGACTTAACTATTCCTGTCAACTTATAGGCCTCGCCTAGCATCCTTGCACAAAGTTACGAATGGCAAGATTACGGAGGTCATAATAATCTTACTGCAAACCATCGAGCTGGTCTATTATTCAAAAATACCTAGCAGTGTCATACTGTATTTTGTTGATCAtgaatttaaattaaaaaagctCAAGTCCCAATGGAAACAGCCATCATCAGATGGCTCCGCATTGGACTACTTACTCTCTGATCTTCTTCTCGGAGCCGTCCCTCCCGGGGTCGTACACCCCTTTGGGGAGGTGCTGGATGAGGCCTATCCGCTGGGCGATGCGCACCTGCTCCTCTTCCGTCAGCTGTGTGGCCAGCCTGGCCtggctgggggtggggtggtaCACCGGCACATGGAGCTGCTCCTGCAACACAGGGGGGCATGGGGACAGCTGAAACCCTGCCCTGCCAGCGCAGTCTCGACACACTTTTGTTCACAGATAGCTTCCTTTCCTTTCCGTTCCAGATGAAAGGGGATGAAGAAGACACATTACAGGTTTTGCTATGTCATGCTTCCTGATAGGAAACCACAGTCAACATATTTAGAAGAAAAATACCCCTTTGAGCGAAtcgttgttgttatggttgcaTGGCAGTTGCTCTCGCTAGATTACTCAAACTTTAAATGAAACTCAACTAAACTCAAATACCAGTGCGAGTTATCTAGCAGTGGCACTGCCAAGTCAAAATGGCCGATCTCATGTGTAACAGACAGCcatctctctaaccctgaagcAGCCTTTTAACAAACAGTTAGtatgttaaaataataaaataaagtgtgtACAACAGTGGCTATAAATACCCTGTACATGTTTGATAAAAAACACTAGGGGTCAGTATTCTCCAATCTCCTATTCATTTGTTAGTATTATAAGCAATTATAATTACAGGCTAACGATCAGGCAGTTTTGTTTTGGTCTTTAGACAAATACTAACTAAAACTTAAACTAAATTGGTTGTTTCTTTCTATGACAAGTGAGCACAAA includes the following:
- the rsph4a gene encoding radial spoke head protein 6 homolog A; amino-acid sequence: MDNQKQEAAAAFKAFMLKTSTKSNLNLYDHLARLLTKVMDERPPNAVDVIEDLSFRVKRELLPDFQSTLRDLSLSTAAQLLAEQQGLLFSRVDERGEQDEELIESPLPNVNEISFFLEQAGVALGGREEMQRIFLALKQLVDSQPLQRCRLWGKVMGTESNYIVAEAEYREGDEEEEQSPEEAPENEERDADVDDEKEGAEEGNALLPQSTYKPPPAAPKEANGTGVNKYVYYVCTEPGLPWVKLPPVTPAQINAARHIRKFFTGRLDAPICSYPPFPGHEANYLRAQIARISAGTQVSPQGFYQFREEEEEEEPDAPRNSYEQNPDFEAAPIPKMAESMSNWVHHVQHILKQGRCTWVNLAAKPEEELDEDGEAEEKEEEPDEPDPEVGPPLLTPLSEDKEIRDTPPWSAKMSSTLNPQYAVAVLRSNLWPGAHAYACGKRFENIYAGWGLKCAGGFYMPSLPPAPQSEYPSGPEITEALDPSLEEEQTLKATLELQQAAQEELESLQGDEDEDEDEDD
- the rnf11b gene encoding RING finger protein 11b, yielding MGNCLKSPTSDDISLLHESQSDRASYGEGVDPDQEPPPPYQEQLHVPVYHPTPSQARLATQLTEEEQVRIAQRIGLIQHLPKGVYDPGRDGSEKKIRECVICMMDFVYGDPIRFLPCMHIYHVECIDDWLMRSFTCPSCMEPVDAALLSTYETN